The Pseudopipra pipra isolate bDixPip1 chromosome 6, bDixPip1.hap1, whole genome shotgun sequence genome includes a region encoding these proteins:
- the RPS6KB2 gene encoding ribosomal protein S6 kinase beta-2 isoform X7: MAGVFDIDLETEEGSDGDEPELGAEMELEPRGNGLEPVGHYEEIEISESSVNNGPEHIGPHCFELLRVLGKGGYGKVFQVRKVQGTNTGKIFAMKVLKKAKIACNAKDTAHTRAERNILEAVKHPFIVDLIYAFQTGGKLYLILECLSGGELFMQLEREGIFLEDTACFYLSEITLALGHLHSHGIIYRDLKPENIMLNSQGHIKLTDFGLCKESIHDGAVTHTFCGTIEYMAPEILVRSGHNRAVDWWSLGALMYDMLTGSPPFTAENRKKTIDKILKGKLVLPPYLTPDARDLLKKFLKRNPSQRVGGGPGDAADVQKQPFFRHINWEDLLARRLDPPFKPCLQSEEDVSQFDTRFTRQTPVDSPDDAAISESANQAFLGFTYVAPSVLESIKEGFSFQPKVRSPRRLNSSPRTPVSPVKFSPFEAFKPVASGDPMELGPPQAPPPEGTAPLPIKPSGGAKKQKGGRGRVPR; encoded by the exons ATGGCGGGGGTGTTCGACATCGACCTGGAGACCGAGGAGGGCAGCGACGGGGACGAGCCCGAGCTGGGCGCC gagatggagctggagcCCCGAGGGAACGGCCTGGA gcCGGTGGGACACTATGAAGAGATCGAGATCTCGGAGAGCAGCGTCAACAACGGCCCCGAGCACATCGGGCCCCACTGCTTCGAGCTGCTCCGAGTCCTGGGCAAGGGTGGCTACGGCAAG GTGTTCCAGGTCCGCAAAGTCCAGGGCACCAACACGGGGAAGATCTTTGCCATGAAGGTCCTGAAGAAG gccaAGATCGCCTGCAACGCCAAGGACACGGCGCACACCCGGGCAGAGAGGAACATCCTGGAGGCCGTCAAGCACCCCTTCATCGTCGACCTCATCTACGCCTTCCAGACGGGCGGCAAGCTCTACCTCATCCTGGAGTGCCTCAGCG GTGGAGAGCTCTTCATGCAGCTGGAGCGGGAGGGAATCTTCCTGGAGGACACGGCCTG TTTCTACCTGAGCGAGATCACACTGGCTCTGGGTCACCTGCACTCCCACGGGATCATCTACCGGGATCTCAAGCCGGAGAACATCATGCTCAACAGCCAAG gGCACATCAAGCTCACGGATTTCGGGCTGTGCAAGGAGTCAATCCACGACGGAGCCGTCACCCACACCTTCTGCGGCACCATCGAGTACAT GGCCCCCGAGATCCTGGTGAGGAGTGGGCACAACCGGGCGGTGGACTGGTGGAGCCTGGGAGCCCTGATGTACGACATGCTCACCGGATCG CCCCCGTTCACCGCCGAGAACCGCAAGAAGACCATCGACAAGATCCTCAAGGGCAAACTGGTGCTGCCCCCCTACCTGACCCCCGACGCCCGCGACCTCCTCAAGAAG TTCCTCAAGCGAAACCCCAGCCAGCGGGtgggggggggcccgggggacgCGGCCGACGTGCAG AAACAACCCTTCTTCCGCCACATCAACTGGGAGGACCTGCTGGCGCGCAGGCTGGACCCCCCCTTCAAACCCTGCCTG CAGTCAGAGGAGGACGTGAGCCAGTTCGACACCCGCTTCACCCGCCAGACCCCCGTCGACAGCCCCGACGACGCCGCCATCAGCGAAAGTGCCAACCAGGCCTTCCTG GGCTTCACCTACGTGGCCCCCTCGGTGCTGGAGAGCATCAAGGAGGGGTTCTCCTTCCAGCCCAAGGTGCGCTCGCCCCGACGCCTCAACAGCAGCCCCCGCACCCCCGTCAG ccctgtgaaGTTCTCCCCGTTCGAGGCGTTCAAGCCGGTGGCCTCGGGGGACCCCATGgagctgggacccccccaggcccccccgcCCGAGggcacagcccccctgcccatCAAGCCCTCCGGGGGGGCCAAGAAGCAGAaggggggccggggccgggtgCCCAGGTAG